From Ipomoea triloba cultivar NCNSP0323 chromosome 5, ASM357664v1, the proteins below share one genomic window:
- the LOC116021151 gene encoding uncharacterized protein LOC116021151 gives MGWKAAQKLIHHWKVLRGDNVMIIRGKDKGETGIVKRVVRTQNRVIVEGKNLVKKHIKQGQGHESGIFTVEAPLHVSNVQVLDPVTGQPCKVGIRYLEDGTKVRVSRGIGASGSIIPRPEILKIRTTPRPSVVGPKNTPLEDVTEMTYDPKTGKGMPDL, from the coding sequence ATGGGTTGGAAGGCTGCTCAGAAACTCATACATCACTGGAAGGTTCTCAGAGGTGATAATGTTATGATAATTAGAGGCAAAGATAAAGGTGAGACGGGAATCGTTAAGCGTGTTGTACGTACACAGAATCGTGTTATTGTGGAGGGCAAAAACTTGGTAAAAAAGCATATTAAACAAGGGCAAGGTCATGAAAGTGGGATATTTACAGTTGAAGCCCCATTGCATGTCTCTAATGTGCAGGTTCTAGATCCAGTGACTGGGCAACCATGCAAAGTTGGAATCAGATACTTGGAAGATGGCACCAAAGTAAGAGTTTCCAGAGGTATTGGAGCATCAGGCTCCATTATTCCTCGTCCTGAGATCTTGAAGATAAGGACTACACCAAGACCATCAGTTGTTGGGCCGAAGAACACTCCATTGGAAGATGTCACGGAGATGACATATGACCCGAAAACTGGAAAAGGCATGCCAGATCTTTAA